The Punica granatum isolate Tunisia-2019 chromosome 4, ASM765513v2, whole genome shotgun sequence sequence GAAAATGTAGGAACCtttcttcccccccccccctagATTTTCGCTCTAAAAAATGGGTTAGTAATCGAACTCATAATTTTGTCAAGTTCCAGATTATCCTCATATGTTCGATTAGGTCTCGAACAATGTATGGCTTATACTCATGATTTTATGTTTTCTAGTAGCATTCCAGGAATGCCCATCgatcaatataaatatataaaagcagcAAATAGAAAAGACGGAGAGTGCAAAtgagaatatattttataaatataagtaTATTTAATATCATTAcactatatttatatttataatataattaaattatactagcttaatatataataaataataatgtatatataaaatataatataacttATATTATATACTAGATACACTGCAGGATCCGACGGCATATAATTGTaaagagaatatatatttaatcaaCATGCATTAACAAGTATATTCAATTAGAACAATGTAAACAATAAGAATGgttcttaattatataaaatttttgaagTAATGTCCTTAATCAGTACaagctttttcttcttctttttttttttgcggtaaaatatacaaaaaaatgaGCTAGGGATATATTTTTACCATGAAGTTATCGTGGCAACCTGCATTAGTATCACTGATATGTCTCGAACCATTATTTTAGAGTTTGTTTGATTCTAAATCATTATACCGAAGCTTGCCTCAGTAACCCGCGTTAGTATTAGACAACAAAACGGAAACCAAAAAGAACAGAGGACTCTTATTTGCAGTACCAACTAGATAAATGAAAGCATCCCTCGAAATATTAGTAGGCCGCTTATTCACGAGCAACTGCGACCACTTGCTTCCCGACATTTTTGCCTGAGAAGAGCCCAATTAGCGCTGCCGGGCCGCTCTCGAGGCCCTCAGATATGTCTTCAACGTATGCTATCTTCCCTTCTCTGATTTGAGGCAATACCATCTCGAGGTACTCCGGGTACTGCGAATAGTACCCGAAGACCAGGAAACCCTCCATTCGGATCTGTTTCACGACAATCTGGATGAGGTTGTGGACCCCCTCATGCTGCTTGAGGTTGTACTGTGAGATCATCCCACACGCTGCGATTCGCCCATGTACCTTCATGTTGAGCAGCACTGCATCGAGCATCTTTCCCCCCACATTCTCGAAGTAGATGTCGATCCCATCTGGGAAGTATCTATGAGAaaccaaaaatataatattataactCTTACAAAACCAAATGGGGCTTAGAGCAGCAACCACAAAGATTTAAGATGTATCAGTTGGGCTAATGCAGCAAAAGATGAAATCTGACAGCTCGTGACCTGTCATCACCGTATAATCGTATATACGAGTATGGTGTAATTGTCATGTCAGATTAGATGTAATCACTGCGCATTTCAATCAAGACTCTATGATCCCTATCACCTCGCCGCATGACTAAAATGCGCCCTAAAGGATAATATTCTCTTAGAAATTCGGTTGAACTACCCCTCTCCCTTCAATGTATAAAACAATCATGAGAAGCCTTAATGTGCACCTCAAGGGCTCTTTATGATGAACTTGATATTTCGAAGAACTCATAGCAAAGCAGCACAGCGATGTCACAGAAATTTCAAGGTGGTGTCggataaaatgtaaaaatgtTTCGAGATCAAAATTAGAAACTCTTGAGACCTTTTGAGGGCAACATTCAGGTCGGGCTCTTCCTTATAATTGAAAGCATCATCAAACTTGAACTTGTTCTTCAGCAGGTCAACCTACTTTTACAGCAAACAAGAAGACAGATGGAAAAAAGGATCATTCGAGAACGATTAGGATGAGATCTCTCATGAGTATCTgtgataaataaacaaatagatGAGCAGCTTGATTACCTTCTCTTTGCTACCGGCGCTTCCAACAACATAGCATCCTGTCAACTTTGCAAACTGGCCAACAAGTTGACCTACTGCCCCAGATGCTGCTGAAATGAAGACGGTCTCTCCCTTCTTCGGAGAGCACACCTTGAAAAACCCAGCATATGCACTCATCCCGGCCATTCCTGTCAAAATCCGGTTTCACCATGAGAAGAACAGTCCTTTTAGCTGGGAACCGCGAAATGAGTGTGTATTCAACTCAGAACAAAGAAGTGGGAGTGGAATATGCAGAATAAGGACAACTTGTTATCTGTACAGCAATGAGGATTTCTAGCTTGCTCTAGTTGGATTCTTTCAATTTATTATAGATCGAAAGTTTGCTTATGAAGGCAAGGATCTTGCATATGATACCATTCTTCTTACCCTTCTAATTTGCCTCGGtactttcttttgttagatTACTAGTTACAGAAGATTGGTGGTACACGTACCGAGGAGACCAGTGTAGTAGGAGAGGGGCACATCCGTGTGCTCGATCTTGAACAAAGTTTCTGGAGCAGTGATGAGTGAGTATTCTTCCCACCCGGTCATCCCCCAGACCAAGTCTCCCTTCTTGAATTTTGGGTGCCCCGAATCAATAACTTTGCACACCCCGTGTCCAGATATTGGCTGCAACCATTCAACCCCGTGAACAGTTGAAACACAAGAAGCACAAATATGAGTGTACTTCGTCTCGCATGACtataaaagaaagaagctTTCAGTTTATATTTCTTGGAGACTGATACCATAATATGGATGGATAATAAGTGCAATTTCTAAGAAGAAAGCAGCAACACCAAAAAGTTTCTGAACTCGAATGAATTATTAAGGAGTCGAAGTCGAATCTCTGTTGCCTCACACTAAATCATGAACATactcaaaactcaactctgcTCGGGTTTGGCTGTTAGTCAAATCTAGGTCAAGGAATATCACTAAGAAATGAATTATCCTAATTTGACCTTCGACCGACGGTAGATGATTCAGGATCACTGTCCTATTAATCATAAAAAAGGGAATGAAGCAAACTG is a genomic window containing:
- the LOC116206374 gene encoding 2-alkenal reductase (NADP(+)-dependent)-like isoform X2; translation: MSEVFPETIRLRLSPLLVIGSSSLSFSSVFFIGRPSTMAGDQVRNKQVILRDFVEGFPKESDMYIVTGTVRLAVPEGSTAVLVKNLYLSCDPYMRNCMSNLLGSYIESFKPGSPISGHGVCKVIDSGHPKFKKGDLVWGMTGWEEYSLITAPETLFKIEHTDVPLSYYTGLLGMAGMSAYAGFFKVCSPKKGETVFISAASGAVGQLVGQFAKLTGCYVVGSAGSKEKVDLLKNKFKFDDAFNYKEEPDLNVALKRYFPDGIDIYFENVGGKMLDAVLLNMKVHGRIAACGMISQYNLKQHEGVHNLIQIVVKQIRMEGFLVFGYYSQYPEYLEMVLPQIREGKIAYVEDISEGLESGPAALIGLFSGKNVGKQVVAVARE
- the LOC116206374 gene encoding 2-alkenal reductase (NADP(+)-dependent)-like isoform X1, whose product is MSEVFPETIRLRLSPLLVIGSSSLSFSSVFFIGRPSTMAGDQVRNKQVILRDFVEGFPKESDMYIVTGTVRLAVPEGSTAVLVKNLYLSCDPYMRNCMSNLLGSYIESFKPGSSCETKYTHICASCVSTVHGVEWLQPISGHGVCKVIDSGHPKFKKGDLVWGMTGWEEYSLITAPETLFKIEHTDVPLSYYTGLLGMAGMSAYAGFFKVCSPKKGETVFISAASGAVGQLVGQFAKLTGCYVVGSAGSKEKVDLLKNKFKFDDAFNYKEEPDLNVALKRYFPDGIDIYFENVGGKMLDAVLLNMKVHGRIAACGMISQYNLKQHEGVHNLIQIVVKQIRMEGFLVFGYYSQYPEYLEMVLPQIREGKIAYVEDISEGLESGPAALIGLFSGKNVGKQVVAVARE
- the LOC116206374 gene encoding 2-alkenal reductase (NADP(+)-dependent)-like isoform X3 — translated: MTGWEEYSLITAPETLFKIEHTDVPLSYYTGLLGMAGMSAYAGFFKVCSPKKGETVFISAASGAVGQLVGQFAKLTGCYVVGSAGSKEKVDLLKNKFKFDDAFNYKEEPDLNVALKRYFPDGIDIYFENVGGKMLDAVLLNMKVHGRIAACGMISQYNLKQHEGVHNLIQIVVKQIRMEGFLVFGYYSQYPEYLEMVLPQIREGKIAYVEDISEGLESGPAALIGLFSGKNVGKQVVAVARE